The Gasterosteus aculeatus unplaced genomic scaffold, fGasAcu3.hap1.1 HAP1_SCAFFOLD_87, whole genome shotgun sequence DNA window TGTGGTGGTTCTTGTATTTGCTTCTGGGTCTGATGTTCAACAAACAGGTCGATTTAACTCTCTCTGGCGAGGCCTGTCGGGATAatcaatatattgacttatcgcacaATATGTGTAAATGAGTGCgatcatttttggtgctgcgaACTCACttaaaatctcacctaaaacacAACCATCCCACCCAGTCCTTCAACCTGAACGATTGTCGGTTCCTCCGCACTGCGGTCCGCCTCTTTAGCCGTGAGGGCCATGCGCAGGACAAGGTCCCCAGACCGCAGACCTACGTTCCTTCCGGTCCGGCTGATTTGGAAACCGGACAGAGATTCCCCGTCTCTCGCAGCAACTCAGCCACGGGGGGCGTCGCCCAGCCGGCGGGTGTAGCCCTCAAGCCAACCTCCCCGGCTGGCGCGGCACGCCTTTCCGGTGAACACATTTTCGCAAACCCCACCGCATCACACCAAGCCCGATGCTGCACTCCGCGTCCCTTGCactcattatttatttgtttgatttatttaggatatatatatatatatatatatatatatatatattttttttttttaacattccgattctaatgtctaaaaATTTTAAAGAATCAAATGAGTGCACTTGCatgaaatggtctgaaaatgaCAATATTGTTGCAATTAATTATGGTGCggtaatcacacaacaaaaaatagTTATGTCACAGCCATATGTCTGACACTAAAAACATTTCATATGACATATAAATGATTAAAGTCTACTTGCCCTCAGTCACACGTTGTTTTGTGTAATATCTTCACTTCTTCCTCTAATGCTGCAATATTAGTAGAATATTGTTGACGTTGACATATTACAATAGTATTGCAGTACAATTACTTATTTTTGGTTCTAGTGCTAAATGCCTGGACAGTCTTACTATATTAATACTACGTTGTAGCTATGGATGCAGGTAAATTGTCTTGTCACTCTTTTCATAGGTGGCCCTATTGGAAACCAACCCGTACCTGCTGGGACTCACCATTGTTGTCTCTATTGTGCACAGCATTTTCGAGTTTCTTGCCTTCAAGAATGGTATGGACACCGCAGCCTGACAACGCCAAAATATAGCTTGCACAATGTCTGCGCTCCAGCTTTAACTCTCCACGTCTCCTCCTCAGATATCCAGTTCTGGAACAGCAGGCAGTCTCTCGAAGGCCTCTCTGTGCGTTCCATCATATTTGGAGTCTTTCAGTCTCTGGTCGTGCTTCTGTACATCCTGGACAACGAAACCAACTTCGTTGTCCAGGTCAGCGTCTTCATCGGCCTTCTCATTGACCTGTGGAAAATCACCAAGGTCATGGACGTCAAGGTATGTCGGAGCAACACAAGAAGGGAATGTGaatgttttaatgtttagtTTGAATGAAAACAAGCGTACTCCTCTACAATAATTACTTTGCAAAGAGACATTGgagacaaagcaaaaaaacatgtgaaaacattatttttattttttgcactttCCCTTTCGTTGATCTGAATGCTGACCTATTGCACCTGTATATTTTAATATCTCTGTAACAGcctatgtttttctttctctagtTGGACAGGGAGAACAAAATTGCGGGGGTGTTTCCCAGATTGGTGTTCAAAGACAAGTCCACATACGTGCAGTCTTCAACCAAGATCTACGACGATGTGAGTGAAACCAATACTCAAACTACAGAACTCCTAACACCAGCCACGTTCTGTAGACTATCTATTTTAAAACGCTTGTTCGCTCGTTCTATTGTCATTCTGTAATCGGTGGCatgaaatggtctgaaaattacaATATTAACAAAGTTCGTTTGAGCTTCTTACACTTCCTGAAGTTCTGGCCTGTAGTGGACAGGTTGTTTCTCCGTGACAGCGGAGAGcccaaatgaaaaatgtctctGTTGGGATGAATGCAATAACCCAATTAGTACCCTTTTCTATTGATTTTGTTTCTAATAAAACCCCCTTTTCTCCTGACACGTGAACAGATGGCCTTCAGGTACCTTTCGTGGTTGCTCTACCCTCTGTTTGGCTGCTACGCCATCTACAGTCTATTGTATGTAGAGCACAAAGGCTGGTACTCATGGGTACTAAGCATGCTCTATGGCTTCTTGTTAACCTTTGGTAAGTATGTCTGAAGCATTTCTGCACTTAACTATTATCGTTTTGTCTTGAGTGTCATTTTCTGTTCTAGAGCAATATTTTTAAGAGTTGAAAGTTATTGATTTAATTGCACATAAACAGGACTTGATGGACTCTAATTGTATAACAAAAAATGTTATAGCTTAACTGAAAAGGGAATTAAACCAATGAACTTGATGGTTTACGCAGGTGCAGTGTAATGCATGAGTTAGCTAAcgtaaatgaaatgatgaagggAACACTTTAGTATACAGTATTCGTTTATGAATTGAGTTGTAGCCcttcaaaattgaaaaatatcccagaaatacaaaaagtacCCTGAATACCAGTTGACAACTTTATTGCTGACTGTTATTATTTCTCATTTAGTGACTgtaaagtatattttaaaaatatgaaacTAATAAGGTCCAGGactaagaaaataaatgtacatacaGCTGATGTTTTCATGGTTGCATATCCAATTCCCAACTGCCTTCACTAATGTGCTGTGTAAAAATAGACTCTCTTGGTCTCATTGCTTGTTGTCGTCCAGTTTACTGCTTCTGTTATATTTCTTAACCAGTGACATCCTACTCATATCTGCTTTCTTCTTATTCAGGTTTCATTACAATGACGCCACAGCTATTCATCAACTACAAAATGAAGTCTGTGGCCCACCTCCCATGGAGGATGCTCACCTACAAGGCTCTCAACACCTTCATTGATGACCTGTTTGCCTTTGTCATCAAGATGCCCATGATGTACAGGATAGGATGCCTCAGAGATGGTAAGTCTTCCCTCATCTACAGGTTTTAATGAAATTTACTTGAATTAGAGGAAATTGAATAATCATTTAAAGCCATTTTAGCTTTAACATTTGAAGCAACCTCTGCTGGAAATGAACCGTGTATTTCTCGACCCACGGCCTGACCTGCTGAAAACGGGGCCGGGTCGCAACCCACCacttgagaaccactgctttaggTAGCTTTGCATCTTAACGTGTATGGGGACAGTATCGTCAGTCTTCAACCAATCAGGTCTTTAGTTTGACATGGTGGGCGTATTCTTTGACGTGCATCAACCTACAGCGCAGCAATAATGTGCGCCGTGATTGGTTGGTGCGCCAGCGGGACTTTTGTCTAACAAAGTCAGCACGCACAGAAGGCCCAGGTAATGAATACATGGGCCGCCACTGGATTTTGTTCATGATAATCAGGCTTTAGCCAGTCTGACTATGTTGGTACTTGATGCCAACATTTTAATTCCACTTGATAGTCCGTGGGCTAACCgctttctcttttcctgcagACGTGGTGTTCTTTGTCTACCTTTACCAGCGCTGGATCTATCGGGTTGATCCCAACAGGTTCAACGAGTTTGGCACCAGCGGAGTGGAACGCGTCCCAGATGTCACGGAAACGGCTGACCCTGCTCTGGCCGCCGCCATCACAGACAAagcagagggggagaagaagaatgaTTAAGCAAGACGACGACTTATCTGCCTCCCCGGCCCTCACTTGTGGGGCGACGAGGACTTGTGGAAATTAGGCAGAGAGGGGCGGCGTCGTCAAGCGATCCTGGacaccacaacaaaaaaaagtgcagtTCAACTGTTCACTGGGATTTCTGTTTGGATCCACAGAGAATGATGTTCAGTGTAGACTTGGTAAATTCTTATTTCTGTTCCCAGCCCTCTCGTTTTGCAGTTCAAGTGAAGTAAAACAAAACGTGATGTACTGTATCTGTATGATTTCTTGGGTAATGTCATGGAGTAGAGGTGGGGAGGAGAACTGGTTTcacttttacaactttttttatatatatatatatatatatatatatatatatatatatatatatatatatatacacacacagagtaaaaaAGAGGCTACGTGTAGcttttttctttgtgtacattccATGTGAGCGTTATGTTTCGGATTGCCTGGAACCCGCTGAGTAGTGCTGGAGGAAAACTGCAAAGGTTGTGAGCCACGAAGGAGGTTAAAATAGAGAGGTTGGGACTGGAGACAAGATGGACAACCCACCAGGACACTACCCACCAGACCGTGACTACTACCCTCAACTTTAAACAAATGCTTAATGTTCTAAACTTGAACGTAAAAAATAACAGCCTTGTTGGtattgatataaatatattaatattgtcaatgacttgattttttttttttttgtatgtcgTTAAACTGCACAGAATCTCAGCTTGTCATGTTAATGTTGTCAAATCCGTGTAGCGTTGGCTAATTTGAGAGTCAAATTTTAATTTCATCCCCTCATCCAATGTCTGATTGATTCACATTCAAGCTCCAATATCGATCCCCTTCACAGGCGCAGTGGAGTCGGGTGTCTCTTGTTTTAATTCTGAGTGCTGTAAATCCTGAAACAAATAGGTTTCCATGTTCGTACATATTAAATTTTGATTCACTCGTGTTTATAGTAAAACATAAGTGTAATTTAAATTGTGtctccaattttttttttttttaacatgttcaAGTTTTTAAATAACTTTCTAGGTACATGAAAATATATGCCTGGaacttaaatatttaaaatgttaaaggtTAATGGGTCGACGGTGGCACATGGGTAGAGTGGGTGTGCctggaaccgcaaggttggtggtttgagccccggcagTTCCGTGTcgcagtgtccctgagcaagtcacctaacccctaatttcaCCCTGTGCAAAAATGTGAGCAGTGCTATTTGCCGCATGCCGGGATCAAATACtagagactgtgtgtgtatgcaacACAGTGAAAATGCTGCAACCAGCACAAATCAAACTTGTTTAATGTAATCTAAATTCTTAGTCTCACAATACTGGTGTTTTCAGGCTGGTTTGGAATTTCCAGGAACCATCTGACGCCCCAATGTGGACCAAAGCTGGATGAGGAATACTTCTAATTTACCAGTTCCTACCTTGGGATTGTTGTTAGTGAACTTTCACATCTCTCTTCGTTCACAAAGAGCTTTCATGATGATCTAAAACTGCTTTATGGGGAGGGCTTGTGTAGTTTATTTTCTTACCTATCATGCTGCTCATCTTTTAGATTGGGGAACTGATGTGGATCActgcattttaattattttttttattgtattcatttttacttGGTCCCTACTTATTGTAAACGCTTCAGTGGTCACTTTCATTTCCTGTAAGCAGCTTGTCCTCTGTGTTTCCAGGAAGGGTCACTGTTAATTTaagcagcttctcctctgtgtttccAGCAAGGGTCACTGTTGCGCTTCTCCAGGAACCGAACCGGTCACTGTCTTAAGGGCCGCCATCGCCGTGTAGCGAGCTTATTGGCCCGTTTGACAAATGGTTTTTCATAGTGAAAATGGAATTTCCTGTTAGCCATCACATTGTGGGGCGTTACAGTGGCACGATGCAAAACCAGGATGAagaaataatttcatttttctgGATAGGAAGAGCAGGCGTGCGCTACCTTGGATTGTAAATAGCTGAAGGGCTTAGTTCTACATTTGTTAATCCAAAcacttattggaaaaaatatatacaatttgCTCCTGTGGTTTAAAATTGGAGACTAGAGGTACCTGCCTCGtggagcggagggggggggggggtcggtctaAGAGGTGACGTAGGGGGATTTCCATACCCCGATTCAGCCAATCGGAGCGCGTCTGCTACGAAAGCAAAAAGTGAAG harbors:
- the LOC144395137 gene encoding putative lipid scramblase CLPTM1 — its product is MLNKFKRRKFMKTKNLLTGETEADPEVIKRAESHGPVEIISHWHPNLTINMVDDHTAWVKGSVPPPLDQHVKFDAVSGDYYPIVYFNDYWNLQKDHFPINDTLTTLPLRLSYCPLSLWRWQLYAAQNARSPWNFLPDDTYEQSDDDQDSVKVALLETNPYLLGLTIVVSIVHSIFEFLAFKNDIQFWNSRQSLEGLSVRSIIFGVFQSLVVLLYILDNETNFVVQVSVFIGLLIDLWKITKVMDVKLDRENKIAGVFPRLVFKDKSTYVQSSTKIYDDMAFRYLSWLLYPLFGCYAIYSLLYVEHKGWYSWVLSMLYGFLLTFGFITMTPQLFINYKMKSVAHLPWRMLTYKALNTFIDDLFAFVIKMPMMYRIGCLRDDVVFFVYLYQRWIYRVDPNRFNEFGTSGVERVPDVTETADPALAAAITDKAEGEKKND